One window from the genome of Osmerus eperlanus chromosome 3, fOsmEpe2.1, whole genome shotgun sequence encodes:
- the LOC134016861 gene encoding GTPase IMAP family member 8-like, producing MRFHQVEGSPPELRLLLLGRDWLEKSLTGNILLDRKLFDPCRPVDMCVRRQCVHADGRRVTVVSTPQRWVQYAVDDWSLVDRNVADSLSLCQPGPHAFLMVVPLKSCRGREWTLEGPLELLNEALWRSMMVVLTGHEKLTGVSVEEYIARHQYLREMVERCGHRYQVLNTTGNDVTHVKELFEKIDRMVTGDVEEGGEGYFTMKESIHRAAEVRKRVEEERAEQRRVKMQRRRDTLRSLLQGLPHYLQELNIVMVGARRAGKSSTGNSILGDKVFEAGRSTLKCVSRQGDVAGQLVSVVDTPGWHARYFSEDTPQEIRLEITQSAFLSDNAPQAFLVVVRCDETFTETDRSRLEEHLKLFGPLIWSRTVILFTWGDRLSGTSIEQHIERWPGLCWLVDRSGNRYQVLENTGLAEACQVRELLQIIKDTVVENEGGRLVNTLWEFQESNRKLVQRSEEISRGLDEVEKENVQLKLMLKEKERIVADVNERCAEKDYMVTDLRQINKLREQEAEERKFEYEQQIEALTQSCEEKDVALEKIEREHGVEIRKLQEQVEELKKRREEAEQDWGATAELQERYLESESWCVGMEKEVSELSRQLEEYRLQSRGMELLLTHMKEDLSRLWRKTPAGQTDITNLKMEWNVSSEQTGSPPQAQLDEEEWRDAAGPGVQRAMEELRRTVSWLRVGTVALGAVVGAVAGSVHAPLRVATGGVVGAAVGALLGASLAQKKSGENRTVTFLTNRPPPKNRDCEP from the exons ATGAGGTTCCATCAGG TGGAAGGAAGCCCTCCAGAGCTGAGGTTACTCCTGCTGGGAAGAGACTGGCTGGAGAAGAGCCTGACAGGAAATATTCTTCTGGACAGGAAGCTGTTCGACCCATGCAGGCCGGTGGACATGTGTGTGAGGAGACAGTGCGTCCATGCAGACGGCCGCAGGGTCACCGTGGTCAGCACCCCCCAGAGGTGGGTCCAGTACGCGGTGGATGACTGGTCTCTGGTGGACAGGAACGTGGCAGACAGCTTGTCCCTGTGTCAGCCCGGGCCCCATGCCTTCCTCATGGTTGTCCCACTGAAGTCCTGCAGGGGCAGGGAGTGGACACTGGAGGGCCCCCTTGAGCTGCTGAACGAGGCACTCTGGAGGAgcatgatggtggtgttgaCTGGTCATGAGAAACTCACAGGAGTTTCAGTGGAGGAGTACATAGCCAGACACCAGTACCTCAGGGAAATGGTGGAGAGGTGTGGACACAGGTACCAAGTCCTGAACACAACTGGCAATGATGTCACTCATGTAAAAGAGCTGTTTGAGAAGATTGACAGGATGGTAACTGGAGATGTTgaagagggtggagaaggtTATTTCACCATGAAGGAGAGCATTCACAGAGCCGCAGaagtgaggaagagagtggaggaggagagagcagagcaaagAAGAGTGaagatgcagaggaggagagacacactgAGATCTCTGCTCCAAG GTTTGCCACATTATCTCCAAGAGCTGAACATAGTGATGGTGGGAGCTCGAAGAGCTGGTAAAAGCTCAACAGGGAACAGCATTCTGGGTGACAAAGTCTTTGAGGCTGGACGCTCAACATTGAAGTGTGTAAGCAGACAGGGTGACGTGGCCGGGCAACTGGTTTCGGTGGTCGACACTCCCGGCTGGCACGCCAGATACTTCTCAGAAGACACCCCACAGGAAATCCGTCTTGAGATTACCCAGAGTGCCTTTCTATCTGACAATGCCCCTCAAGCTTTCCTCGTGGTCGTACGATGTGATGAGACGTTCACGGAGACGGACCGGTCCAGACTGGAGGAGCATCTGAAGCTTTTTGGACCATTAATCTGGAGCCGTACTGTGATTCTGTTTACATGGGGAGACCGGCTCAGTGGCACCTCCATAGAGCAGCACATAGAGAGGTGGCCTGGCCTGTGCTGGCTGGTGGACCGGAGTGGGAACAGGTACCAGGTGTTGGAGAACACAGGTCTGGCTGAGGCCTGTCAGGTTAGAGAGCTGCTGCAGATTATCAAAGACACTGTGGTGGAAAACGAGGGCGGACGTTTGGTGAACACACTGTGGGAGTTCCAGGAGAGTAACAGGAAGTTGGTTCAAAGGTCAGAGGAAATCAGTAGAGGGTTGGATGAGGTTGAAAAGGAGAATGTCCAGCTTAAACTGATGctcaaggagaaagagaggatagtGGCAGATGTGAATGAGAGATGTGCAGAGAAAGATTACATGGTCACAGACTTGAGGCAAATAAACAAATTGAGAGAGCAAGAAGCTGAGGAAAGAAAGTTTGAGTATGAGCAACAGATTGAGGCTCTCACGCAGTCATGCGAAGAAAAAGATGTGGCTCTGgaaaagattgagagagagcaTGGTGTTGAAATCAGAAAGCTTCAAGAGCAGGTAGAAGAGctgaaaaagagaagagaggaggcagaACAAGACTGGGGCGCCACTGCTGAGCTTCAGGAACGATATCTAGAGAGTGAGTCATGGTGTGTTGGAATGGAGAaggaagtgtcagaactgagtcGACAGCTGGAAGAGTACCGGCTCCAGAGTAGAGGGATGGAGCTCCTGCTGACGCACATGAAGGAGGACCTGTCCAGACTCTGGAGAAAAACACCTGCTGGCCAGACTGATATCACAAATCTCA agatGGAGTGGAATGTCTCTTCAGAGCAGACTGGAAGTCCACCACAAGCACAGCTCGatgaggaggaatggagagatgcAGCAGGACCTGGAGTGCAGAGAGCAATGGAAGAGTTGAGGAGGACAGTGTCCTGGCTGAGGGTTGGAACTGTAGCGCTCGGGGCTGTGGTTGGAGCCGTGGCTGGGTCTGTCCACGCTCCGTTGAGGGTTGCCACCGGGGGCGTTGTAGGGGCTGCTGTAGGGGCTCTACTGGGGGCCTCACTGGCCCAGAAGAAGTCTGGAGAAAATAGAACAGTCACATTTCTGACAAACAGGCCTCCACCAAAAAACAGAGATTGTGAACCGTAA
- the LOC134017546 gene encoding 1-acyl-sn-glycerol-3-phosphate acyltransferase gamma-like, with amino-acid sequence MGLMGYIKTLFVLQLLMGFVFVVSGLIINFIQLCTCLLWPFNKQLYRRINCRLSYSLWSQLVMLLEWWSGTECTLYTDQATVDMFGKEHVIVILNHNYEIDFLCGWTMCERHGVLGSSKVLAKHELLKVPLIGWTWYFLEIVFCKRKWEDDRDTIFSALNRLKDYPEFMWFLLYCEGTRFTEKKHQISMQVAESKGLPKLKYHLLPRTKGFTTTLSCLKGTVTAVYDVTLNFKDKKNPTLLGIVNGKKYRADMSVRRFPVEEIPSDEKECANWLHKLYQEKDALQEHYHKEGCFPGPTVTSPRRPWTLLNFLFWATLLLSPLINFACGVAVSGSPLLIIGFLLFLIVASVAIRRLIGVTEVKKTGSSYGDQEAKKQN; translated from the exons ATGGGGCTGATGGGCTATATCAAGACCCTGTTCGTCCTGCAGCTGCTCATGGGCTTTGTGTTCGTGGTCAGCGGCCTCATCATCAACTTCATCCAGCTGTGCACCTGCCTGCTCTGGCCCTTTAACAAACAGCTGTACCGCAGGATCAACTGTCggctctcctactctctctggaGCC AGCTGGTGATGCTGCTGGAGTGGTGGTCAGGGACAGAGTGCACTCTCTACACAGACCAGGCCACGGTGGATATGTTCGGCAAGGAGCACGTCATCGTCATCCTCAACCACAACTACGAGATCGACTTCCTGTGTGGCTGGACCATGTGTGAACGACATGGAGTGCTGGGG AGTTCCAAGGTGCTGGCCAAACACGAGCTGCTGAAGGTGCcactgattggctggacctggtACTTCCTGGAGATTGTCTTCTGCAAGAGGAAGTGGGAGGATGACAGGGACACCATCTTCAGTGCACTCAACAGACTCAAAGATTACCCTGAGTTTATGTGG TTCCTGCTGTACTGTGAAGGGACCCGCTTCACTGAGAAGAAGCACCAGATCAGTATGCAAGTGGCAGAGAGCAAAGGCCTGCCTAAACTCAAGTACCACCTCCTACCCAGAACCAAGGGATTCACCACCACCCTGTCCTGCCTGAAGGGCACTG TAACGGCCGTGTACGATGTGACCCTGAActtcaaagacaagaagaacCCTACTCTGCTGGGCATTGTCAACGGCAAGAAGTACAGGGCAGACATGAGTGTCAG GCGCTTCCCTGTGGAGGAGATCCCCTCGGATGAGAAGGAGTGTGCTAACTGGCTTCACAAGCTCTACCAGGAGAAG gATGCACTGCAGGAGCACTACCATAAGGAGGGCTGTTTCCCAGGCCCCACAGTCACCTCCCCTCGCCGTCCGTGGACGCTGCTCAACTTCCTTTTCTGGGCCACGTTGCTACTCTCGCCCCTCATCAACTTTGCCTGCGGCGTGGCGGTCAGCGGCTCGCCACTCCTCATCATCGGCTTTCTCCTTTTCCTCATCGTAG CCTCCGTAGCCATCCGCCGCCTGATTGGTGTGACCGAGGTGAAGAAGACAGGCTCCAGCTACGGCGACCAGGAGGCCAAGAAACAAAACTAG